From Ignisphaera aggregans DSM 17230, the proteins below share one genomic window:
- a CDS encoding protein of unknown function DUF214 (COGs: COG4591 ABC-type transport system involved in lipoprotein release permease component~InterPro IPR003838~KEGG: mth:MTH695 hypothetical protein~PFAM: protein of unknown function DUF214~SPTR: O26791 Conserved protein~PFAM: Predicted permease), producing the protein MLSLRNLGRRKIRTILTVVSIAIGVAMIVSLLSITSGMEVNLMNAIRAMGGADITLYNASIGFQGFREGSRPMGFATGDRLLSESIVSEIQGIPGVYIVSPLLSISISIGNIPRVVIYGVDISSYLNVSNLNIVNGSFIARQGECVIGKALSEAIGIGIGDTLNITYQQTGNSIECNVVGIFETGVEFQENAIYIYMDIRDVQRIANLTGYVSQILIKCVNPLDANSIAQQIQDMYPGIRAVVPSSFIAQASQLINSWSMFFLSIGTIALTIGGFGVANTMFMAVAERIREIGILKAIGARSSNILYVFIMETVFLGLIGGVIGVLIGAIISSYLPSVLNSLIRVAPTPDMPRMVSRGGNNVMTRQITLLQPVITPNIVLLALGLGLIISMVAGLYPAIRASRLKPVEAMKYVF; encoded by the coding sequence ATGCTAAGTCTTAGAAATCTTGGTAGGAGGAAGATTAGGACTATACTTACTGTTGTTAGTATAGCTATAGGTGTTGCTATGATTGTATCACTACTCTCAATAACCTCCGGTATGGAGGTTAATCTCATGAATGCTATAAGAGCTATGGGTGGAGCCGATATAACTCTCTATAATGCATCAATAGGTTTCCAGGGATTTAGGGAGGGTTCTAGACCTATGGGATTTGCTACGGGGGATAGACTTCTTAGTGAGTCTATAGTGAGTGAGATACAGGGTATACCAGGTGTATATATAGTCTCACCACTACTCTCCATATCTATATCTATTGGTAATATACCTAGGGTTGTTATCTATGGTGTTGACATATCGAGTTATCTTAATGTATCAAATCTAAATATTGTTAATGGTAGCTTTATAGCTAGACAAGGAGAATGTGTTATAGGAAAAGCCCTTAGTGAAGCCATTGGGATAGGAATTGGAGATACCCTGAATATCACATATCAGCAAACTGGTAATAGTATAGAGTGTAATGTTGTTGGTATTTTTGAGACTGGTGTAGAGTTTCAAGAGAATGCTATATATATATATATGGATATAAGAGATGTTCAGAGAATTGCTAATCTTACTGGCTATGTATCTCAAATACTAATAAAATGTGTTAATCCTCTAGATGCTAATAGTATTGCACAACAGATACAAGACATGTATCCAGGTATAAGAGCAGTAGTACCATCGTCATTCATAGCACAGGCATCACAGCTAATAAATTCTTGGTCTATGTTCTTTCTAAGTATAGGGACAATAGCATTAACAATAGGTGGTTTTGGTGTTGCAAATACCATGTTTATGGCTGTAGCTGAGAGGATAAGGGAGATAGGTATACTTAAGGCTATAGGTGCTCGAAGCTCAAATATACTATATGTATTTATCATGGAGACAGTATTCCTTGGACTGATTGGCGGGGTTATAGGTGTGTTGATAGGAGCTATAATCTCAAGCTATCTACCCTCAGTACTCAATAGTCTTATAAGAGTTGCACCTACACCTGATATGCCTAGGATGGTTAGTAGAGGAGGAAATAATGTGATGACAAGGCAGATAACATTACTACAACCTGTTATAACCCCTAATATAGTGTTGTTAGCTCTAGGTCTTGGACTAATTATATCGATGGTAGCAGGTCTTTACCCAGCTATAAGAGCCTCTAGATTAAAGCCTGTAGAGGCGATGAAATATGTCTTCTAA
- a CDS encoding serine/threonine protein kinase (InterPro IPR001245:IPR002290:IPR008271:IPR000719~KEGG: smr:Smar_0544 protein kinase~PFAM: tyrosine protein kinase~SMART: serine/threonine protein kinase~SPTR: A3DLZ1 Protein kinase~PFAM: Protein kinase domain) yields MFLRTCRDIDTISNYMSDPVTLASLLLVRDRRSRGILSIPLSSLPKVIMDIAKSVQEDVVIYMKFSFGGNTYRFFIVRDTAIAILQEDISGHVTGYGIEVLNNIANIISRSDTISIYIEEIPLKSITDQFIAEHVKKCIESVEKIHLVMWRKRGVYWFSIEDLISDKGSYTYVFRARDIGGNIYALKIPKEDIAINRSFTDIVRGYINVFTIRSIDREELRELLEIKGYSNVNLLELALYRDFLTHIYAVVILRDKLDRDTYISYPPIVVEEYMDMGDLEEYVKKRGALGLEESMYILIRITGAIALAHLMNFIHMDIKPRNILMKRNGGRYGYTPKITDFSGTIGDPDHGYKFTRLTPAYADPIALMKGYSNLSYDVYSLAMVFGYMISGTTPKHRLVLNIALLQNVYGYPIPMEKIGDDEVVLKEFAEEVTKLSAQLKMKSITMQEFVKAISRDVEALDNMYMPWLNDIPKTVADIMRKSISLNEEERYKSCIDMWLDLRHSIVREGMENILPKTQ; encoded by the coding sequence ATGTTTCTACGAACATGTAGAGATATTGATACTATCAGTAACTATATGTCGGATCCCGTGACTCTAGCCTCTCTATTGCTTGTAAGAGATAGGAGATCTAGAGGTATCTTATCTATACCACTATCATCTCTACCTAAGGTTATTATGGATATAGCTAAGAGTGTTCAGGAAGATGTTGTTATCTATATGAAGTTTTCTTTTGGTGGTAATACATATAGGTTTTTCATTGTTAGAGATACTGCTATAGCCATTCTTCAGGAAGATATATCTGGACACGTTACTGGATATGGTATAGAGGTTCTCAACAATATAGCAAATATTATTAGTAGAAGTGATACTATATCCATATATATTGAGGAGATACCTCTCAAGTCTATTACTGATCAATTTATAGCTGAACATGTTAAGAAGTGTATAGAGAGTGTTGAGAAGATACATCTAGTTATGTGGAGGAAGAGGGGTGTATACTGGTTCTCTATAGAGGATCTAATAAGTGATAAGGGTAGCTATACATATGTATTTAGAGCGAGAGATATAGGAGGAAATATATATGCTTTAAAGATTCCTAAGGAGGATATAGCTATAAATAGGAGTTTCACGGATATTGTTAGGGGATATATAAATGTTTTCACTATTCGTAGTATAGATAGAGAGGAGCTTAGAGAACTTCTGGAGATAAAAGGCTATAGCAATGTAAATCTATTGGAGTTGGCACTATATAGAGACTTTTTGACACATATATATGCTGTTGTTATATTGAGGGATAAGCTGGATAGAGATACATATATCTCTTATCCACCTATAGTTGTAGAAGAGTATATGGATATGGGTGATCTTGAAGAATATGTGAAGAAGAGAGGTGCTCTAGGTCTAGAGGAATCTATGTATATACTCATAAGGATTACAGGTGCTATAGCTCTTGCACATCTAATGAATTTTATCCATATGGATATAAAACCTAGGAATATACTTATGAAGAGAAACGGAGGTAGATATGGTTATACACCAAAGATAACAGATTTTAGTGGTACTATAGGAGATCCTGACCATGGCTATAAATTCACAAGGCTAACACCCGCATATGCAGATCCCATAGCTCTTATGAAGGGATATTCAAACCTTAGCTACGATGTGTATAGCCTGGCCATGGTCTTTGGATACATGATCTCCGGCACCACACCTAAGCACAGACTAGTCCTAAATATAGCTTTGCTACAGAACGTCTACGGATATCCGATACCCATGGAGAAGATCGGCGATGATGAGGTTGTGCTGAAGGAGTTTGCCGAGGAGGTCACAAAACTATCTGCACAGCTGAAGATGAAGTCCATAACCATGCAGGAATTTGTAAAAGCCATATCCAGGGATGTGGAAGCCTTGGACAACATGTACATGCCATGGCTGAACGACATACCTAAAACAGTTGCAGACATTATGAGAAAATCTATTAGCCTAAACGAGGAAGAGAGATACAAGAGTTGTATAGACATGTGGCTAGATCTGAGACACAGCATTGTTAGAGAGGGCATGGAGAACATCCTACCCAAAACACAGTAG
- a CDS encoding von Willebrand factor type A (InterPro IPR002035~KEGG: smr:Smar_0546 von Willebrand factor, type A~PFAM: von Willebrand factor type A~SMART: von Willebrand factor type A~SPTR: A3DLZ3 von Willebrand factor, type A~PFAM: von Willebrand factor type A domain), whose protein sequence is MSIYVEPRLAKLFVVEGKEEVIPFVVRIRGVGSAKTRSIYLIAIDSSWSMDGEKIFFAKDAILNMVRMLDPDDYISLYSFCGKVHKVLDFIRIRDMDRIVKAVAGIKLGGGTNTYGVLEQIYMDIPSVLDRVKKEESDKIPSIRMIMVTDGNPTVGIRDEDRIIDIAERLGKYLSISLIIGVGDDYNERLLAKIALKTKGFFEHLDNPAKTSSILENMVSRYKVVSARDVELYIKPSPGIGVYIYNKPYYTSGGGVGIEIGDVYEGENIDVVGEFIVSQQKKGLTHLATITATYIDESGVTKEVEPKNIVIPCVSKVSPGDIEMDENVFKEINLIRIATTLAKDMYGGISVNQLNKIIEELTNSTIAIENRELYMRTIDLRAQLEKEGLSPDMMKKLISLITRILSGRYYE, encoded by the coding sequence ATGTCTATATATGTGGAGCCTAGGCTTGCAAAGCTATTTGTTGTTGAGGGTAAGGAAGAGGTTATTCCATTTGTTGTTAGGATTAGGGGTGTTGGTTCTGCTAAAACTAGGTCTATATATCTTATTGCTATAGATAGTAGTTGGTCTATGGATGGAGAGAAGATATTTTTTGCTAAGGATGCTATTCTGAATATGGTTAGAATGCTTGATCCTGATGACTATATATCTCTATATAGCTTCTGTGGAAAGGTTCACAAGGTTCTTGATTTTATTAGGATAAGGGATATGGATAGAATTGTAAAGGCTGTTGCCGGTATCAAGCTTGGTGGGGGTACTAATACATATGGTGTTCTAGAGCAGATCTATATGGATATCCCCTCTGTCTTAGATAGGGTTAAGAAGGAGGAGTCTGATAAGATTCCAAGTATAAGGATGATTATGGTTACAGATGGTAATCCTACTGTTGGTATAAGGGATGAGGATAGGATTATAGATATTGCTGAGAGACTAGGTAAATACCTATCTATATCTCTCATCATCGGTGTTGGTGACGACTATAACGAAAGGCTTTTAGCAAAGATAGCTCTAAAGACCAAGGGATTTTTTGAGCATTTGGATAACCCTGCTAAGACCTCTAGTATTCTAGAGAATATGGTTTCTAGATACAAGGTGGTTAGTGCTAGAGATGTTGAGCTATATATAAAGCCTTCTCCAGGTATAGGGGTGTATATATACAATAAGCCTTACTATACCTCTGGAGGTGGTGTTGGGATAGAGATAGGAGATGTCTATGAAGGTGAAAACATAGATGTTGTTGGAGAATTCATTGTCTCTCAGCAGAAGAAGGGACTTACACACCTAGCAACTATAACAGCTACATATATAGATGAATCTGGTGTTACAAAGGAGGTAGAGCCAAAGAATATTGTTATTCCATGTGTAAGCAAAGTTTCTCCAGGGGATATAGAAATGGATGAGAATGTTTTTAAAGAGATAAACCTTATTAGAATAGCTACTACCCTTGCAAAAGATATGTATGGAGGTATCTCAGTTAATCAACTTAACAAGATTATAGAAGAACTTACAAACTCTACTATAGCTATCGAAAATAGAGAGCTGTATATGAGAACTATAGACCTTAGAGCACAGCTAGAGAAAGAGGGGCTATCACCAGATATGATGAAGAAACTCATATCGCTTATAACTAGAATCTTAAGTGGTAGATACTATGAGTGA
- a CDS encoding FHA domain containing protein (COGs: COG1716 FOG: FHA domain~InterPro IPR000253~KEGG: smr:Smar_0545 FHA domain-containing protein~PFAM: Forkhead-associated protein~SMART: Forkhead-associated protein~SPTR: A3DLZ2 FHA domain containing protein~PFAM: FHA domain) → MSENILVLEIRSISTPLQHIARLKPGTYIIGRDPSCDIVISDPYVSRRHAKIFYRDNRWYIEDLGSKNGTYVNSEDIRDKGAVELEMGMSIVVGLTTIIVKGFEQS, encoded by the coding sequence ATGAGTGAAAATATACTGGTCTTAGAGATTAGAAGTATTTCGACACCCCTACAACATATAGCTAGGCTTAAACCAGGTACATATATTATTGGCCGCGATCCTAGTTGTGATATTGTTATATCTGATCCATATGTATCTAGAAGACATGCAAAGATATTCTATAGAGATAATAGGTGGTATATAGAGGATCTTGGGAGTAAGAATGGAACATATGTAAATAGTGAAGATATAAGGGATAAGGGGGCGGTGGAGCTAGAGATGGGAATGTCTATTGTAGTAGGATTAACAACAATTATTGTTAAAGGCTTTGAACAGAGCTAG
- a CDS encoding glycoside hydrolase family 12 (InterPro IPR002594~KEGG: cma:Cmaq_0847 glycoside hydrolase family protein~PFAM: glycoside hydrolase family 12~SPTR: A8MD26 Glycoside hydrolase family 12~PFAM: Glycosyl hydrolase family 12): protein MGKFVMDKKLKILIETVLITIIILPTIAGIFSGLIPIVPRNVVAQLISFSVVNIIPTTSQYEGTSATVYCDGSQCCSSVWGCPNMWAPVRIGNAIMDPNVWGFEDLYRTNPSQVGIGSTTMTIRNGIVEVVSQWRINTAPRYGTPAYHEVIYGAKPWGSSIVNAPNFQLPMRVSDSPRILVGVHPQLISGRPGINFAFEAWIFRDADNSRAPTTGDYEIMVQLYMYNGVPAGSKVAKYTVPIIVDGRVVNQVFELYLSTSAGHTFYTFKSTTNYANNHVVFDYTRFIEIINEREGGKLSNMYIMSLEFGTEVYTIACSSYPCDIDVRWSLNRYYFALAPRSVATEEALNAWAQILAGTTTPVTITITSISPTTITTTVKETVIPIEYVVTIVIAVVILAIAMAYILRMRKRQ from the coding sequence ATGGGTAAATTTGTTATGGATAAAAAGCTAAAGATATTAATTGAAACTGTATTGATAACAATAATAATTTTACCAACAATAGCAGGTATATTCAGTGGATTAATACCTATAGTACCTAGAAATGTAGTTGCACAATTGATATCCTTTAGTGTGGTTAATATTATTCCTACTACATCTCAGTATGAGGGTACTTCAGCTACGGTGTACTGTGATGGTTCACAGTGTTGTTCTAGCGTTTGGGGCTGTCCTAATATGTGGGCTCCTGTGCGGATTGGTAATGCTATTATGGATCCCAATGTCTGGGGCTTTGAGGATTTGTATAGGACTAATCCTTCGCAGGTTGGTATAGGCTCTACAACTATGACTATAAGGAATGGGATTGTTGAGGTTGTTAGTCAGTGGAGGATTAATACTGCTCCTAGGTACGGTACTCCGGCTTATCACGAGGTTATCTATGGTGCTAAGCCTTGGGGTAGCTCGATTGTTAATGCACCAAACTTCCAGCTACCAATGCGTGTATCTGACTCGCCAAGAATACTAGTTGGTGTTCATCCACAGCTTATAAGTGGTAGACCTGGTATCAACTTTGCTTTTGAGGCATGGATATTCAGAGATGCTGACAATAGTAGAGCTCCAACAACAGGAGACTACGAGATTATGGTACAGCTATATATGTATAATGGAGTTCCAGCTGGTTCTAAGGTTGCTAAATATACAGTTCCCATAATCGTTGATGGGAGGGTTGTTAACCAGGTCTTCGAGCTATACCTCAGTACGTCTGCTGGACATACATTCTATACATTCAAATCAACAACAAACTATGCAAATAACCATGTTGTCTTCGACTACACAAGATTCATAGAGATAATCAATGAGAGAGAAGGTGGAAAGCTATCCAACATGTATATAATGTCACTAGAATTTGGAACAGAGGTGTACACAATTGCATGTAGTTCATATCCATGTGACATAGATGTAAGATGGAGTCTCAATAGATACTACTTCGCATTAGCACCAAGATCAGTAGCAACAGAGGAAGCTTTAAATGCATGGGCACAGATATTAGCAGGAACAACTACTCCTGTAACCATAACAATAACATCCATATCCCCAACAACGATAACAACAACAGTAAAGGAAACAGTCATACCAATAGAATATGTTGTAACAATAGTTATAGCAGTAGTGATACTAGCTATAGCTATGGCATATATATTGAGGATGAGGAAGAGACAATAG
- a CDS encoding hypothetical protein (PFAM: Major Facilitator Superfamily~TIGRFAM: drug resistance transporter, EmrB/QacA subfamily), with protein sequence MDKRSIVHVVSVTTLVSFLTGVNARLALVGIPTIAQSLNAGITTVVWIIQGYMLGSTFMQILIGRLADLYGRVKLFNIGILVFTLGALAAGLSTNSIEVIFSRILQGVGAAFLMALSITILTDHIPSTMLATWLGINQVAWRTGALIGLTLSGFIIDYMGWHWLFLIQVPIGITSYFWSRHTLREIYKPIEKPVIDWRGFAIFTSSVTLILIALTFLTYGYGFIVVGEIFIAIAILLIAIFTVIELREENPLIDLRLFRIWQFTGGIMAQIFYSIAFGASLTLLSIYLQLVKGLSATSTGLALLPFELSFLIAGVAGGRLSDLYGYIPITIAGLLTAGTSLYILSELSSLPETSITMLLIAIAVLGIGAGLFTAPNTSSIMVSVPPHRRGIASSIRTLTFNIGFMISLNIAILAMSMHIPYEIASKIFTYIDISTQQIQTGYIVNELAHGISTAFKIQSILMFIAIPFSLSRIKHRHINQDLRA encoded by the exons ATGGATAAGCGGAGTATAGTTCATGTTGTTAGTGTAACTACACTTGTATCATTTTTA ACAGGTGTTAATGCTAGACTTGCTCTTGTTGGGATACCAACAATTGCTCAATCCCTTAACGCTGGTATTACTACTGTTGTCTGGATTATTCAGGGCTATATGCTTGGGAGTACATTTATGCAGATTCTTATTGGAAGACTTGCTGATCTTTATGGAAGGGTTAAGCTATTTAATATTGGCATCTTAGTATTTACTCTAGGTGCTTTGGCAGCAGGACTTTCAACAAATTCTATAGAGGTTATATTCTCAAGGATTCTACAGGGTGTTGGTGCTGCTTTTCTAATGGCTCTTAGCATCACTATTCTAACTGATCATATCCCTAGTACTATGTTAGCTACATGGCTTGGTATTAACCAGGTTGCTTGGAGAACTGGTGCATTGATCGGCTTGACTCTAAGTGGATTTATAATTGATTATATGGGTTGGCATTGGCTATTCTTAATACAGGTTCCTATAGGTATAACATCATATTTTTGGTCTAGACATACTCTTAGAGAGATCTATAAACCTATTGAAAAACCTGTGATAGATTGGAGAGGTTTTGCAATATTTACATCCTCAGTAACACTTATATTAATTGCCCTGACATTTCTTACCTATGGATATGGATTTATCGTAGTGGGAGAGATTTTTATAGCTATAGCCATTCTATTAATAGCTATCTTCACAGTAATTGAGCTTAGGGAGGAGAACCCTCTTATAGATCTTAGACTCTTTAGGATATGGCAATTTACTGGAGGTATAATGGCACAGATATTCTACTCAATAGCTTTTGGAGCATCACTTACACTTCTATCCATATATCTACAACTTGTAAAAGGTCTTTCAGCAACTAGTACAGGTTTAGCTCTACTACCATTTGAATTATCATTTCTTATAGCGGGAGTAGCTGGTGGAAGGCTTTCAGATCTCTATGGATATATACCAATAACTATAGCAGGTCTGTTAACAGCTGGTACATCGCTATACATATTATCAGAACTATCATCTCTTCCAGAAACCAGTATAACCATGCTACTCATAGCCATAGCAGTCCTAGGGATAGGTGCAGGACTCTTTACAGCACCAAATACCAGTTCAATAATGGTCTCGGTACCCCCACATAGAAGAGGTATCGCATCATCAATAAGAACACTAACCTTTAATATAGGCTTCATGATAAGCCTAAACATAGCTATTCTTGCAATGTCTATGCATATACCATACGAAATAGCCTCAAAAATATTTACATACATAGACATCTCAACACAACAAATACAAACAGGATATATAGTGAACGAACTTGCCCATGGGATAAGCACAGCATTCAAAATACAATCAATACTAATGTTTATAGCAATACCATTCAGTCTCTCTAGAATTAAACATAGACATATAAACCAAGACCTAAGAGCTTAG
- a CDS encoding ABC transporter related (COGs: COG1136 ABC-type antimicrobial peptide transport system ATPase component~InterPro IPR003395:IPR003439:IPR003593:IPR017871~KEGG: ate:Athe_0111 ABC transporter related~PFAM: ABC transporter related; SMC domain protein~SMART: AAA ATPase~SPTR: B5IRT3 ABC transporter, ATP-binding protein, putative~PFAM: ABC transporter) gives MSSNDTVIILKNVFKSYRQKSIVVHALSGISLEIYRGEIACIVGPSGSGKTTLLNIVGGLDRADSGRVIVDGVDITELDEGKLTEFRLRKIGFVFQALNLIPILTAVENVELPLAFMGLSKKERRERALEALEMVRLGDKAYRKPDELSGGEQQRVAIARALVTRPSIVLMDEPTAHLDSETGSELMKLVKRLNSKLKQTFIIATHDPIVVNSCEKVIRIRDGKIISIEGGRKSLSS, from the coding sequence ATGTCTTCTAATGATACTGTAATTATATTGAAGAATGTCTTTAAGAGTTATAGACAGAAGTCTATAGTGGTACATGCACTCTCCGGAATCTCTCTAGAGATATATAGAGGTGAGATAGCATGTATCGTAGGTCCATCTGGATCTGGAAAAACAACACTGCTTAACATAGTTGGTGGTCTAGATCGTGCTGATTCTGGTAGAGTGATAGTAGATGGAGTAGATATTACTGAGCTTGATGAGGGTAAGCTAACAGAGTTTAGGCTAAGAAAAATAGGCTTTGTATTCCAGGCATTAAATCTAATTCCAATACTTACAGCTGTAGAGAATGTAGAACTACCACTAGCGTTCATGGGTCTTTCCAAGAAGGAGAGAAGGGAGAGAGCACTAGAAGCTCTAGAAATGGTTAGACTAGGTGATAAAGCATATAGAAAACCTGATGAGCTTAGTGGTGGAGAACAACAGAGAGTAGCTATAGCAAGAGCTCTTGTCACAAGACCATCAATAGTATTGATGGATGAACCAACAGCACATCTAGACTCAGAAACAGGGAGCGAGCTAATGAAACTAGTAAAGAGATTGAATAGCAAGCTCAAACAGACTTTCATCATAGCAACACACGACCCAATAGTTGTTAACTCCTGTGAAAAGGTGATAAGAATTAGAGATGGAAAGATAATATCGATTGAAGGTGGAAGAAAATCCTTATCAAGTTAG
- a CDS encoding hypothetical protein (InterPro IPR008254~KEGG: dth:DICTH_1868 hypothetical protein~SPTR: B5YBQ8 Putative uncharacterized protein~PFAM: NADPH-dependent FMN reductase): protein MNICIVYYSKTGKTHRVVEYIKKRLEERGTKVKIFFVAPTKEYFNKFLHLNPRILYEVLAKKTIEITNIVIDQNTCSMLIIATPVWWGSASPPIYTFIEKYSGRYGNPVYCIATADLEIDYASKLKRELDEKRYNVIDCISIVNLDRDMDKLNRFIESIINRFTS from the coding sequence ATGAATATATGTATAGTTTACTATAGCAAGACAGGTAAGACACATAGAGTTGTTGAATACATTAAGAAGAGACTTGAAGAAAGAGGTACTAAGGTCAAGATATTCTTTGTAGCACCCACTAAAGAATATTTTAATAAGTTTCTCCACCTAAATCCTAGAATACTTTATGAAGTTTTAGCTAAGAAGACTATAGAGATAACTAATATTGTTATTGACCAAAATACATGTAGTATGCTAATAATAGCTACTCCAGTATGGTGGGGATCAGCTTCACCACCTATATACACCTTTATAGAGAAGTATTCTGGAAGATATGGAAATCCTGTATACTGTATAGCTACAGCAGATCTAGAGATAGACTATGCCTCAAAGCTGAAGAGAGAGCTTGATGAGAAGAGGTATAATGTTATAGACTGTATATCTATAGTTAATCTCGATAGAGATATGGATAAGTTAAATAGATTCATAGAGAGTATCATTAATAGATTTACATCATAA
- a CDS encoding conserved hypothetical protein (KEGG: siy:YG5714_0418 hypothetical protein~SPTR: C3NA25 Putative uncharacterized protein): MVLAHGLVVKFQEYFDKVVKALENIDIASNVYIEILATSPRIALAIGEKYFFRAENYLATTTLLIENGDTTIVKIITAGGRRGLLDLFDWGSTRDYAYIIVDELSKALGKKYEVVMNIDYLDKSKSSLMHNINIR, encoded by the coding sequence ATGGTATTAGCCCACGGATTAGTGGTTAAATTTCAGGAATATTTTGATAAGGTGGTTAAAGCATTAGAGAATATAGATATAGCTTCAAATGTCTATATAGAGATTCTCGCTACCTCTCCACGAATAGCGCTAGCCATTGGTGAAAAATATTTCTTTAGGGCAGAGAACTATTTAGCTACTACCACTCTATTGATTGAAAATGGAGATACAACTATTGTGAAGATAATTACAGCTGGAGGACGTAGAGGACTGCTAGATTTATTTGATTGGGGATCGACTAGAGACTATGCATATATCATTGTTGATGAGCTCTCTAAAGCTCTTGGAAAAAAGTATGAGGTTGTTATGAATATAGACTATTTAGATAAATCAAAATCAAGTTTGATGCATAATATAAACATAAGATAG